The DNA sequence CCCCCTGTGATGTCAGTGAGCGCGCCTCACCGCAACGTCTTAGGATGACCTCACCTGAGGAGACCTGTCCCGTGACCTCCAGAGATGGCGCTGGCTCCGGGGTCAAGCAGCTGGTTATTAAGACGCTGTCCTCCGTCTGTCTCTTGTCTCCAGTCATGGTGTCGTCTCCTGAGTCGCAGTCTGTGGTCTTCATCAGGGACGGAGCGTTGGGCTCTGGTCTCCAGGAAGGTGGTGCCAGTGCTGAGCTCTTCTCGAAGGACTTCACTGTAGACAATGAGGAGACGACTCCGGCCCCGCACCACAATCTGGAGACTCCGGCCCCGCACCACAATCTGGAGACTCGGCCGCGCCCCTGCACGTTTACTCCAAGTAAGTGGAAAGATTTCCGCAGAAAACCCTTTCAGCCGTTTGTCCCGTTAAATCCCCGGattgttgcagaatatgttgtaCAGAAGAGTAAGGGTCCGCTACACGAGCTCCGAGCCCCTCTGCCCGGGGTCAGCGCCCCTGTGGTGCCCAGCATGCAGCCGCTGGTCAGACTCGATCCTGCTGCCGTCTCCAATTATTATCTCAAGAAAGAGCTGGAGAAGCCGCAGACTCTTCCCCGGAGCACGGCTGACCCCATAACCCCCCAGGGAAGGACGTCTGTGCTGAAGGACCCTGAGCAGGACGATGTGGACCCCCAGACCATGGCCACTGGCAGGAAAGTCTGTATCAGTGGGTTTAGTGCCAAGAGATGGGGCACGCTCAGGAAAAAGCCCCCCAGCACCAAAGCCCAGCAGCAGCTCTCCTTCCAAGACCGATCCAGAGAGGTGAGACTTGTTATGtgatcacatgacctaggagcggggggggggggggggcttgttacgtgatcacatgacctggggggggggggggcttgttacgtgatcacatgacctaggagcgGGGGATGGAGTCCAAGCTGACAACTTGTGTCCGTCTATTCTTCAGGATCGCTGTGGTGGGGATCTGCATtcggctt is a window from the Leptodactylus fuscus isolate aLepFus1 unplaced genomic scaffold, aLepFus1.hap2 HAP2_SCAFFOLD_914, whole genome shotgun sequence genome containing:
- the LOC142188987 gene encoding uncharacterized protein LOC142188987 — its product is KVNLKPESRTLSRRRKKKRSGLQPRRKSRKKLHSIAQCNDGEKENDERLRPSAASSPVVFSTPFRKFVTVRRKAAAAGETMEPLRRGVPPLLSPDSLGDIEADGLTLRKRRRLCTDVSNVLSSTPQTLQKAPLLSSTPSVTLTAMPRKGNAFVRQLALSEALEDSVVLCGADPPCDVSERASPQRLRMTSPEETCPVTSRDGAGSGVKQLVIKTLSSVCLLSPVMVSSPESQSVVFIRDGALGSGLQEGGASAELFSKDFTVDNEETTPAPHHNLETPAPHHNLETRPRPCTFTPSKWKDFRRKPFQPFVPLNPRIVAEYVVQKSKGPLHELRAPLPGVSAPVVPSMQPLVRLDPAAVSNYYLKKELEKPQTLPRSTADPITPQGRTSVLKDPEQDDVDPQTMATGRKVCISGFSAKRWGTLRKKPPSTKAQQQLSFQDRSREDRCGGDLHSASLLFSSSLLTSSFLNSTAALNLNLSTDSLTTRDPQKEHQRWARLRAALSLHRRKKGPKLGNLVLSCGNGSSQ